The following are from one region of the Abiotrophia defectiva ATCC 49176 genome:
- a CDS encoding ParA family protein encodes MGRMIAIGNQKGGVGKTTTTVNLGAALAFQGKKVLIIDMDSQGNATSGLGIERADVKQSVYEVLVDQIEAAGAILPTSRENLWILPSTLQLAGAEIELATADHRESRLKQAIEPIKADYDYILVDCPPSLGQLSLNAFTASDTILIPVQCEYYALEGLSQLLNTIRLVQRTYNKNFRIEGVLLTMLDARTNLGYEVVEEVRKYFQEKVYQTIITRNVRLSEAPSYGQSVIDYDPKSRGAEMYMDLAKEVAANG; translated from the coding sequence ATGGGAAGAATGATTGCAATCGGAAATCAGAAGGGTGGCGTTGGTAAAACAACGACTACCGTCAACTTGGGAGCTGCCCTGGCTTTCCAAGGCAAGAAAGTCCTGATTATTGATATGGACTCACAGGGGAATGCAACCAGTGGTTTAGGGATTGAACGGGCTGACGTTAAGCAAAGCGTCTACGAAGTCCTAGTCGATCAAATTGAAGCAGCGGGAGCTATCTTGCCTACTTCTCGCGAGAATCTCTGGATTTTACCATCTACCCTACAATTAGCAGGGGCGGAAATTGAACTTGCAACAGCAGACCACCGCGAATCAAGATTAAAACAGGCTATTGAACCTATCAAGGCTGACTACGATTATATTTTAGTAGATTGTCCACCATCACTCGGCCAGTTATCGCTCAATGCATTTACAGCGAGTGATACCATCTTGATTCCAGTACAGTGCGAATACTATGCCTTAGAAGGTTTGAGCCAACTCTTGAACACTATTCGCTTGGTTCAACGTACCTATAATAAGAACTTTCGGATTGAAGGCGTACTCTTGACCATGTTGGATGCTCGAACCAATTTGGGTTATGAAGTGGTTGAAGAAGTGCGTAAATATTTCCAAGAAAAAGTCTATCAGACAATCATTACACGTAATGTCCGACTCTCTGAAGCGCCATCCTATGGTCAGTCAGTCATTGACTATGATCCAAAATCTCGTGGAGCTGAAATGTATATGGACTTAGCCAAGGAGGTGGCTGCAAATGGCTAA
- a CDS encoding ParB/RepB/Spo0J family partition protein translates to MANKPKPKQKRSGLGRGMDALFTPLEETPSEFEQVEEISLEAIRPNPHQPRKHFNEEALNELADSIRNNGVFQPIIVRKSAIKGYELVAGERRVRASRLAGLTTIPAIVRQLDERVMIEIAVLENLQREDLSPLEEAEAYDMLMNKLNLTQAEVAERMGKSRPYIANYLRLLTLPDEVKKLVQKEALSMGQARTLLSLKDKKQLVTLAQRVIKEQLTVRQLEDLVQQLNEKSQAKQIKKTKKADKKPSYILACEQKLQERFGTMALIQQRGDKGKIEIEYMDESDLMRILDLLQIQA, encoded by the coding sequence ATGGCTAATAAACCAAAACCTAAGCAAAAACGAAGTGGTTTGGGTCGGGGCATGGATGCCTTATTTACCCCTTTAGAAGAAACGCCATCTGAGTTTGAACAAGTTGAAGAAATCAGCTTAGAGGCTATTCGTCCTAATCCACATCAACCGCGTAAACATTTTAATGAAGAGGCCCTCAATGAATTGGCCGACTCCATTCGGAATAATGGCGTCTTCCAACCTATCATCGTCCGTAAGTCAGCCATCAAAGGCTATGAACTAGTAGCCGGCGAACGTCGGGTTAGAGCTAGTCGTCTAGCGGGGCTCACCACCATTCCGGCCATTGTCCGTCAACTTGATGAACGGGTTATGATTGAGATTGCCGTTTTGGAAAACTTGCAACGGGAGGACTTGAGTCCACTGGAAGAGGCGGAAGCCTACGACATGCTCATGAACAAGTTGAATTTGACCCAGGCAGAAGTCGCTGAACGTATGGGGAAGAGCCGGCCTTATATTGCCAATTATCTACGACTCTTAACTTTACCAGATGAAGTGAAGAAATTGGTTCAAAAAGAAGCACTATCTATGGGCCAAGCAAGAACCCTGCTGTCACTTAAGGATAAGAAGCAGTTGGTGACCCTAGCACAACGTGTCATCAAGGAACAACTAACAGTCCGTCAGTTAGAAGACTTGGTACAACAACTCAATGAGAAGTCCCAAGCCAAACAAATCAAAAAGACCAAGAAAGCAGACAAAAAGCCATCTTATATCTTAGCTTGCGAGCAAAAACTGCAAGAACGTTTTGGCACCATGGCCTTGATTCAACAGCGGGGTGACAAGGGTAAGATTGAGATTGAATATATGGATGAATCTGACCTCATGCGTATCCTAGATTTGCTACAAATTCAAGCCTAG
- a CDS encoding DUF951 domain-containing protein encodes MQKDYDLHDIIEMKKPHACQTNRWQIIRMGMDIRIKCCHCGHIVTLTRRDFEKRLKKIKEKAPEKI; translated from the coding sequence ATGCAAAAAGACTATGATCTTCATGACATTATCGAGATGAAAAAGCCTCATGCATGCCAAACTAACCGTTGGCAGATTATCCGTATGGGCATGGACATCCGAATCAAATGCTGTCACTGCGGACATATTGTGACCTTAACCCGGCGTGACTTTGAAAAACGACTTAAGAAAATCAAAGAAAAAGCGCCCGAAAAAATCTAG